From one Mucilaginibacter inviolabilis genomic stretch:
- a CDS encoding TolC family protein: MTTLNKKPKHLSLFNAVHPFCLYAITFVITASLFVGTANAQDRTITLDEAIKLGLDNSKTLKLSQSKIDQAISEYNQAKDQSLPTGKISYGYTHAEIPANRLALGPESFNLPNRADAYLGILTLNQTIFEGNKLKYARQSTDLLTQVARLDVVNDKDQITYDIISSYYSLYKVLQSKKVVAQNLTTVDGQIKQAQRFFDQGLVTKNDVLRFQLQRSNIELNGVDLETNRRIVNYNLNVLLGLPEGTQLNIDQITEADRQIAPFSNYLDTAMTNRPELQQFDLRTKVAETNIKSIKGNTLPTLAASVAGYYVDANINPIPKSGNYITPLTGGLTLSWSFSSLWTNKNKVTEAKIQREQSVINKNIMVDRIKDEVNQDYQNYTSALNKIKLLQVAIAQAGENNKILESKYKSNISSATDRADAETLLYQAQINLELAKADAGLAYYTLLKSTGKINKQ, encoded by the coding sequence ATGACAACTCTAAATAAAAAACCCAAGCACCTATCACTGTTTAATGCAGTGCACCCCTTCTGCCTGTATGCTATTACGTTTGTAATAACGGCTTCGCTATTTGTGGGAACCGCAAACGCGCAGGACAGAACCATCACCCTGGATGAAGCTATAAAACTTGGTCTGGACAACAGCAAGACTTTAAAGCTTTCGCAATCAAAAATTGACCAGGCTATTTCTGAATATAACCAGGCTAAAGACCAATCGTTACCAACCGGTAAAATAAGCTACGGCTACACCCATGCCGAAATTCCGGCCAACAGACTGGCTTTAGGGCCCGAGAGTTTTAACTTACCCAACAGGGCCGACGCTTACCTGGGCATATTAACCTTAAATCAAACTATTTTTGAAGGCAATAAGCTAAAATATGCCCGCCAATCAACCGATCTGTTAACCCAGGTTGCCCGTTTGGATGTGGTGAATGATAAAGATCAGATCACTTATGACATTATCAGCTCTTACTACAGCTTATATAAAGTACTGCAAAGCAAAAAGGTGGTAGCTCAAAACTTAACCACTGTTGATGGCCAGATAAAACAGGCACAACGTTTTTTTGATCAGGGATTGGTAACTAAAAATGATGTGCTGCGTTTCCAGTTGCAACGATCAAATATTGAGCTTAACGGTGTGGATCTGGAAACTAATCGTCGCATTGTCAACTACAATTTGAACGTGTTATTAGGATTACCGGAAGGTACCCAGCTCAACATTGATCAGATAACCGAGGCCGACAGGCAGATTGCTCCGTTTAGTAATTACCTGGATACCGCCATGACCAACAGACCCGAACTACAACAATTTGACCTGCGTACTAAAGTAGCCGAAACAAACATTAAAAGCATCAAAGGCAATACTTTGCCTACACTGGCAGCATCAGTTGCAGGCTATTATGTAGATGCCAATATCAACCCTATACCTAAAAGCGGTAACTATATTACACCGTTAACAGGCGGCTTAACCCTGTCATGGAGCTTTAGCTCATTATGGACCAACAAAAACAAGGTTACCGAAGCAAAAATACAACGTGAGCAATCTGTGATCAACAAAAACATTATGGTTGACCGTATTAAAGACGAAGTAAATCAGGATTACCAGAATTATACTTCGGCTTTGAACAAGATCAAACTGCTGCAGGTAGCTATCGCGCAGGCCGGCGAGAACAATAAAATATTGGAATCGAAATACAAGAGCAATATATCA
- a CDS encoding TetR/AcrR family transcriptional regulator: protein MDKDKIDKKDHILDVAERVFSEMGFDGASTRMISGEAGVNMAMLNYYFGSKEGLFLAVIERKITDFQNILQILGNDESISSWGKIESYIDIYGERVVNHNCFQKLLYQELTMNRRTELAEKIRNMLMKSVSELFRIIQEGMDNGEFRKDTDMQLIVSTLYGTKNFILNTPLMSSTMLGYDIQDEKVLEEQFKPRIKKYLKTLLKAYLVNENDNSK, encoded by the coding sequence ATGGACAAAGATAAGATAGATAAAAAAGACCACATCCTGGACGTCGCCGAGCGCGTGTTTTCAGAGATGGGTTTTGACGGCGCCTCTACCCGTATGATCTCGGGCGAAGCCGGTGTGAACATGGCCATGCTCAATTATTATTTCGGTTCAAAAGAAGGTTTGTTCCTGGCAGTTATTGAACGCAAGATCACCGATTTTCAAAATATACTGCAAATTTTAGGTAACGACGAAAGCATCAGTTCCTGGGGAAAAATAGAATCATATATTGATATCTATGGCGAACGGGTAGTGAATCACAACTGCTTTCAGAAACTGCTCTATCAGGAATTAACCATGAACCGCCGTACCGAGCTTGCCGAAAAGATACGCAATATGTTGATGAAAAGCGTATCCGAACTGTTCAGAATAATACAGGAAGGAATGGATAATGGTGAATTTCGTAAAGATACCGATATGCAACTGATTGTGTCTACGCTTTACGGAACCAAAAACTTCATTTTAAATACCCCGCTGATGTCATCAACCATGCTGGGGTACGATATACAGGACGAAAAAGTGCTGGAGGAACAATTTAAGCCCCGTATTAAAAAATATTTAAAAACCCTCTTAAAAGCGTACTTAGTTAATGAAAATGACAACTCTAAATAA
- a CDS encoding PIG-L family deacetylase has product MKRINLITTFLYLSTLVSAQTAPPADLGAIQQNFKKLNTLGSVLYIAAHPDDENTRLLAYLAQEKHYRTGYLSCTRGDGGQNLIGNEQSELLGLIRTQELLAARRVDGAEQFFTRANDFGFSKGPEETLRIWDKDKVLGDMVWVIRKFRPDVMICRFPTTGEGGHGHHTSSAILAQEAFTAAADPKRYPEQLKYVQPWQAKRLLWNTFSFGSVNTTAPDQFKINVGVYNPILGKGYGEIAAESRSNHKTQGFGSARQRGEFYEYFKTILGDAPQNDLMDGVNTTWKRVKDGEPIGAGIGIVNRDFNPEAPEKSVPALVQLLGKVEKISDVYWRTQKTKELSELIAACSGLWFEAYATEPTYALGDKIQVRAQVVDRYSNRVKINNIAFQNNVSNLNSQVIPANQQQTFEQSGVADKLTQPYWLETPHSIGAYNLPDETLAGNPENPDLPKVDFEFIIEGKPVHFERRLLYKYVDPVRGEVYQPLEITPPVTANIENQDYIFNSQQAQLIQVKLKSFTAATGNISLKPIDGWKIDPKKIEFTGKNKNDEWTVTFSIAPTDNKPRINNLEALVTVNGKTFSLALRRIRYDHVPAITLFPPAETRLVNLDLKIAGKKLAYIAGAGDLMPEALRQVGYDVHLLSESEIMNADLSVYDAIITGVRAYNVNERLAYEQSRLMDYVKNGGNLLVQYNNNSGLVVKQIGPYPFRVVNQRVTDEDAEVTILDKQNPVLNYPNKITQDDFKGWIQERGLYFVSDIDPQYKAVLQMNDKGEQPNNGSLIVGDYGKGRFVYTSLAFFRELPAGVPGAYRLFVNLLSKPKGQSL; this is encoded by the coding sequence ATGAAGCGGATAAACCTCATTACCACCTTTTTATACCTTTCAACTTTAGTATCAGCACAAACTGCGCCACCGGCCGATCTGGGCGCTATACAGCAAAATTTTAAAAAGCTCAATACACTGGGCAGCGTGCTGTATATAGCGGCTCATCCCGATGATGAGAATACCCGTTTGCTGGCTTACCTGGCCCAGGAAAAACATTACCGAACCGGTTATCTTTCCTGTACACGAGGCGATGGAGGGCAAAATTTGATTGGAAATGAACAAAGTGAACTTTTGGGGCTGATACGCACACAAGAATTACTGGCGGCCCGCCGCGTTGATGGCGCCGAGCAGTTTTTTACCCGCGCCAATGATTTTGGCTTTTCAAAAGGGCCCGAAGAAACCCTGAGAATATGGGACAAGGATAAAGTATTAGGCGATATGGTTTGGGTGATCCGCAAATTCAGGCCGGATGTGATGATATGCCGTTTCCCTACCACCGGCGAAGGAGGGCATGGTCATCATACTTCATCGGCTATACTGGCGCAGGAAGCATTTACCGCCGCTGCCGATCCTAAACGTTATCCCGAGCAATTGAAATATGTACAACCCTGGCAGGCCAAACGCTTGTTATGGAATACCTTTAGTTTTGGCAGCGTAAATACCACTGCTCCCGATCAGTTTAAAATTAATGTAGGTGTTTATAATCCCATTTTAGGAAAAGGCTATGGCGAAATTGCTGCCGAAAGTCGCAGTAACCATAAAACACAGGGCTTTGGCTCGGCCAGGCAACGCGGTGAATTTTATGAGTATTTTAAAACTATTTTAGGCGATGCCCCGCAAAATGACCTGATGGATGGCGTAAATACCACCTGGAAACGGGTAAAAGACGGCGAACCTATTGGCGCAGGTATTGGCATAGTTAACCGGGATTTTAATCCGGAAGCCCCGGAAAAATCAGTGCCAGCTTTAGTACAGTTGTTGGGTAAGGTTGAAAAGATATCAGATGTATATTGGCGCACTCAAAAAACCAAAGAGTTGAGTGAACTGATTGCCGCCTGTTCGGGCTTATGGTTTGAAGCTTATGCTACTGAGCCAACTTATGCCCTGGGCGATAAGATACAAGTACGCGCCCAGGTAGTTGACCGATATAGCAACCGGGTAAAGATCAATAACATCGCATTTCAAAATAATGTATCCAACCTCAACAGCCAGGTGATCCCGGCCAATCAGCAGCAAACATTTGAGCAAAGTGGCGTTGCTGATAAGCTGACGCAACCTTACTGGCTGGAAACTCCGCACAGTATTGGTGCCTATAATTTACCAGACGAAACCCTGGCCGGTAATCCTGAAAATCCTGACCTGCCCAAAGTTGATTTTGAATTTATTATTGAAGGTAAGCCCGTACACTTTGAGCGCAGGTTGCTTTATAAATATGTCGACCCGGTGAGAGGCGAGGTTTACCAACCGTTGGAAATAACCCCGCCGGTGACCGCCAATATCGAAAACCAGGATTATATTTTTAATTCTCAGCAGGCACAACTGATTCAGGTAAAATTAAAAAGCTTTACCGCGGCTACCGGAAATATTAGTTTGAAACCTATAGATGGCTGGAAGATCGATCCCAAAAAGATTGAGTTTACCGGGAAAAATAAGAATGACGAGTGGACGGTAACCTTTTCCATCGCTCCAACAGATAATAAACCCCGTATCAATAATTTAGAGGCTTTGGTAACGGTGAACGGAAAAACCTTTTCGCTGGCTCTGCGTCGCATCCGGTATGATCATGTTCCGGCTATTACGCTGTTCCCGCCTGCCGAAACCAGACTGGTGAACCTCGACCTGAAAATAGCCGGTAAAAAACTGGCCTATATTGCCGGGGCCGGCGATCTGATGCCCGAGGCTTTACGCCAGGTGGGTTATGATGTTCACCTGCTTTCGGAAAGCGAGATCATGAACGCTGATCTTTCTGTATATGATGCTATTATTACCGGGGTACGCGCTTATAACGTAAATGAACGCCTGGCCTATGAGCAAAGCCGCCTGATGGATTATGTTAAAAATGGTGGTAATTTATTGGTGCAGTATAATAACAATTCGGGCCTGGTAGTAAAACAAATAGGCCCATATCCTTTCCGGGTGGTAAACCAACGGGTTACTGATGAGGATGCCGAAGTAACCATACTGGATAAGCAAAATCCGGTGCTTAACTATCCTAATAAAATTACTCAGGACGATTTTAAAGGCTGGATCCAGGAACGAGGCCTATATTTTGTAAGTGATATTGACCCGCAATACAAAGCCGTTTTACAAATGAATGATAAGGGTGAGCAACCCAACAACGGATCATTAATTGTTGGCGATTATGGCAAAGGACGATTTGTGTATACCTCCCTGGCTTTTTTCAGGGAACTGCCTGCCGGTGTACCGGGAGCCTATCGTTTGTTTGTGAATTTATTGAGTAAACCAAAAGGGCAATCGTTGTAA
- a CDS encoding sodium:solute symporter has translation MSLPDWIVLGLTLLAIVAYGVWKSGSNKNIDQFLMGNRSLPWYHVGFSVMATQASAITFLSAPGQAYSDGMRFVQFYFGLPLAMIVLCVTFVPIFHRLKVYTAYEFLEQRFDLKTRALTSFLFLVLRSLSTGVAIYAPAIILSTILNINTVYTTLFIGGLVIFYTVYGGSKAVSYTQLLQMSIIFAGMFLAGILVVNLLPSGVGFTHALKMAGKLGHMNVIDWKFDWSNRYTVWSGLIGGFFLQLSYFGTDQSQVGRYLTGSSIGQSRLGLIMNGLIKIPMQFLILLIGILVFSFYQFNRPPMFFNNYEVARVKQSGYASQYNYLDQQYTRAFEQRKAKANDLVKAIDSKNEDQIDHAKNALKVADMQSHIIRQDAIALMKKNNASADDNDTNYVFLTFVKQYLPRGLVGLLIAIIFLASMGSTASALNSLASTTVIDIYKRTINQDASDKNYLLVSRMATVFWGVVCVIMALYAGKLGNLLEAVNQLGSYIYGTVLGVFIVAFYMKRVSGTPVFIAAIISEAIILYLGLSKTVAYLWLNPIGCFLVMIVAYLINKLTPQKSPDQVEPGL, from the coding sequence ATGAGTTTACCCGATTGGATAGTTTTAGGTCTTACACTGCTGGCCATAGTGGCTTACGGCGTATGGAAAAGCGGCAGTAATAAAAATATCGATCAGTTTTTAATGGGTAACCGCTCGTTGCCCTGGTATCATGTCGGGTTTTCGGTTATGGCCACCCAGGCCAGCGCTATCACCTTTCTTTCAGCACCCGGCCAGGCTTATTCCGATGGGATGCGCTTTGTGCAATTCTATTTCGGTTTGCCATTGGCCATGATCGTACTCTGCGTAACTTTTGTGCCCATATTTCATCGTCTTAAGGTTTATACGGCATATGAGTTCCTGGAACAACGCTTTGACTTGAAAACCCGTGCGCTCACTTCGTTCCTTTTTTTGGTGTTACGCAGCCTGTCAACCGGGGTAGCTATTTATGCACCGGCCATTATTTTATCAACCATACTTAATATTAATACGGTTTATACCACCCTGTTTATAGGTGGCCTGGTAATATTTTACACCGTTTATGGCGGCAGCAAAGCGGTATCCTACACGCAGTTGCTGCAAATGAGCATCATATTTGCCGGTATGTTTCTGGCCGGTATATTGGTGGTTAACCTATTACCATCGGGTGTAGGTTTTACGCATGCTTTGAAAATGGCTGGTAAACTGGGCCACATGAATGTGATAGACTGGAAGTTTGACTGGAGTAACCGGTACACTGTGTGGAGCGGTCTTATTGGCGGCTTCTTTTTGCAGTTATCCTATTTTGGTACAGATCAAAGCCAGGTTGGCCGGTATTTAACCGGCAGCTCCATTGGGCAAAGCAGGTTGGGTCTTATTATGAACGGGCTTATTAAAATCCCCATGCAGTTCCTCATCCTGCTGATCGGTATACTGGTTTTTAGCTTTTACCAGTTTAACAGGCCTCCTATGTTCTTTAATAATTACGAGGTGGCCCGGGTAAAACAAAGCGGCTATGCTTCGCAGTATAATTATCTCGATCAGCAATATACCCGGGCTTTTGAACAGCGAAAAGCCAAAGCCAATGACCTGGTAAAAGCCATTGACAGCAAAAATGAAGATCAGATAGATCATGCAAAAAACGCTTTAAAGGTAGCCGATATGCAGTCACACATCATCAGGCAGGATGCTATCGCACTCATGAAAAAGAATAACGCAAGCGCCGATGATAACGATACCAATTACGTATTTCTGACCTTTGTTAAACAGTATTTACCCCGCGGATTGGTAGGGCTGTTGATAGCCATTATATTTTTGGCTTCGATGGGTTCAACAGCAAGCGCCCTTAACTCATTGGCTTCAACCACGGTGATTGATATTTATAAACGCACCATTAATCAGGATGCTTCTGATAAAAATTACCTGCTGGTATCGCGTATGGCAACGGTATTTTGGGGTGTGGTATGCGTAATTATGGCACTGTATGCCGGTAAGCTGGGCAATTTGCTGGAAGCCGTAAATCAGCTGGGTTCCTACATTTACGGAACCGTGTTGGGCGTATTTATAGTAGCTTTTTATATGAAGCGGGTAAGCGGAACGCCGGTATTTATTGCTGCTATTATTAGCGAAGCAATCATATTATATTTAGGACTAAGTAAAACAGTTGCCTATTTGTGGCTTAACCCTATCGGGTGCTTTTTAGTGATGATAGTGGCTTATTTAATCAATAAACTGACGCCACAAAAAAGCCCGGATCAAGTTGAACCGGGCCTGTAG
- a CDS encoding DUF2911 domain-containing protein, translating to MRKTYLFLATMLLACLCYKSNAQGIPRIPENSTTQTIIQDFGLGKITITYSRPNVKGRRMFGGINPYGEVWRTGANAATTITFTENVIIEGNPVPAGTYSLFSIPDRTDWIIILNKTVKQWGAYSYKQADDLLRFTVKPKRVTEKRETFTIAFSNSTTRSTDLYLVWDHTAVMAHIEATDDAKIMANIDELMKGDRKPYYLNAIQWYYENGKDINKALGWVAEAEKEEPKKPWFKLWESHLLLKKGDKPGAIAAAEASIALSKESNDDEYLRLGLEALSQAKE from the coding sequence ATGAGAAAGACTTACTTATTTTTAGCTACCATGCTATTGGCATGCCTCTGCTATAAAAGCAATGCACAAGGAATACCCCGCATTCCCGAAAACAGTACAACACAAACTATTATTCAGGATTTTGGCCTGGGTAAAATCACTATTACTTATTCAAGACCGAATGTTAAAGGGCGCAGAATGTTTGGTGGCATAAACCCTTATGGTGAAGTATGGAGAACAGGTGCAAATGCCGCCACTACTATTACCTTTACTGAAAACGTTATTATCGAAGGCAATCCTGTACCGGCGGGTACGTATTCCCTTTTCAGTATTCCTGACAGAACCGACTGGATCATTATCCTCAACAAAACCGTTAAACAATGGGGAGCCTATAGCTATAAGCAAGCCGATGACCTTTTACGGTTTACGGTTAAACCTAAAAGGGTGACCGAAAAGCGGGAAACTTTTACTATAGCTTTTTCCAACTCAACAACCCGGTCGACAGATCTGTACCTGGTATGGGACCATACAGCAGTTATGGCACATATAGAAGCGACTGACGATGCCAAGATCATGGCCAATATTGATGAGCTGATGAAAGGCGATCGCAAGCCTTACTATCTTAACGCTATACAATGGTATTATGAAAACGGTAAAGATATTAACAAAGCTTTAGGCTGGGTAGCTGAAGCAGAGAAAGAAGAGCCTAAGAAGCCATGGTTTAAACTATGGGAGTCGCACCTGCTATTAAAAAAAGGCGATAAACCGGGTGCCATAGCTGCTGCTGAAGCTAGTATTGCGCTTTCAAAAGAAAGTAATGATGATGAATACCTGAGGCTAGGTTTGGAAGCGCTTAGTCAGGCCAAAGAGTAA
- a CDS encoding class I SAM-dependent rRNA methyltransferase, giving the protein MIDVLLNKGKEKAVLQKHPWVFSGAVEKVKGKPANGDVVRLLNAKGDFMAYGFYNDQSRVALRLLEWDEAVEINDDWFRRKLASAIKSRAHVLNNETNTCRLVFSEADYLPGLIVDKYAGHLAVQVLTSGMERVMPVIIDELQKLLNPESISDKSDNSSRAHEGLAEAENKVLFGNPPPEIVEVLENNIVYGINITEGQKSGFYCDQRDNRHIVANYAEGKKVLDCFCYTGGFTLNSLKNGALSVTSVDSSALAIETLKENILLNKLDADKHSAIKSDVNVQLRKFRDDGEKFDVIVLDPPKYAPSRSALTRASRAYKDLNRLGMLLLNEGGLLATYSCSGAMDMETFKQVIAWAALDAGKQVQFIYQFHQPEDHPVRASFPEGEYLKGLLCRVF; this is encoded by the coding sequence ATGATTGATGTGCTATTAAACAAAGGTAAAGAGAAAGCTGTTTTGCAAAAACATCCCTGGGTATTTTCAGGAGCTGTTGAAAAAGTAAAGGGTAAACCAGCCAATGGCGATGTGGTGCGACTGCTTAATGCAAAAGGCGATTTTATGGCCTATGGTTTTTATAACGATCAATCGCGGGTTGCCCTGCGCCTTTTAGAATGGGATGAAGCCGTTGAAATTAACGATGATTGGTTTCGCCGTAAACTGGCATCTGCTATTAAAAGCCGTGCCCATGTATTAAATAATGAAACCAATACCTGTCGCCTGGTTTTTAGTGAGGCGGATTACTTGCCGGGTTTAATTGTTGATAAATATGCAGGTCACCTGGCTGTGCAGGTGCTTACTTCTGGTATGGAACGGGTAATGCCGGTAATTATTGATGAACTGCAAAAGCTGCTGAACCCCGAAAGCATATCCGACAAAAGTGATAACTCATCCCGTGCTCACGAAGGCCTGGCCGAAGCTGAAAATAAAGTGCTTTTTGGTAACCCTCCACCAGAGATTGTTGAAGTACTCGAGAACAACATTGTTTACGGTATCAATATTACCGAAGGCCAAAAATCAGGCTTTTATTGTGATCAGCGCGATAATCGCCATATAGTAGCCAACTATGCCGAAGGAAAAAAAGTGCTGGATTGTTTTTGCTATACCGGGGGCTTTACGCTCAATAGCCTAAAAAATGGTGCCTTATCAGTAACCAGTGTGGATAGTTCGGCATTGGCTATTGAAACTTTGAAAGAAAACATCCTGTTGAACAAATTGGATGCAGATAAGCACTCGGCCATAAAATCTGATGTAAACGTGCAGCTGCGCAAATTCAGGGATGATGGCGAAAAGTTTGATGTTATTGTGCTCGATCCGCCAAAGTACGCGCCGTCCCGCTCCGCGCTTACACGAGCATCCAGGGCATATAAAGACCTGAACCGTTTGGGCATGCTGCTATTGAACGAAGGCGGTTTATTGGCTACCTATTCCTGCTCGGGCGCTATGGATATGGAAACTTTTAAGCAGGTAATTGCCTGGGCGGCGCTTGATGCCGGTAAGCAGGTACAATTCATTTACCAGTTCCACCAACCCGAAGATCACCCGGTAAGGGCCTCTTTCCCCGAAGGTGAGTATCTGAAGGGGTTGTTGTGCAGGGTGTTTTAA
- a CDS encoding TerC family protein, which yields MEIFAHAESWISLITLTLLEIVLGIDNVIFISILSDKLPANQQAKGRRLGLGMAMITRVLLLLSISWVMTLTAPLFNLAHIFNITDADWVEKLAISGRDLILIIGGLFLIYKSTAEIHHKIEGEEENTDKVKRHSFWGTIIQIMLLDIVFSLDSVITAVGMASHVEIMILAVVIAVGIMMWASNGVAGFVNKHPTVKMLALSFLLLIGVSLLAEAFEQHIPKGYIYFAMAFSVLVEMLNLKMKAKAGKKRVKR from the coding sequence ATGGAAATATTTGCTCATGCCGAATCCTGGATATCGCTCATCACTCTTACATTGCTGGAGATAGTTCTGGGGATTGACAACGTGATATTCATATCCATTTTATCTGATAAGCTTCCGGCAAATCAGCAGGCTAAAGGTCGCAGGCTTGGTTTAGGCATGGCCATGATCACCCGGGTATTGCTTTTATTATCCATTAGCTGGGTCATGACACTTACCGCCCCTTTATTTAATCTGGCTCACATTTTTAACATTACCGATGCTGATTGGGTGGAAAAACTGGCCATATCGGGTCGCGATTTGATCCTGATTATCGGCGGTTTGTTCCTGATTTACAAAAGCACCGCCGAGATACACCATAAGATTGAGGGCGAAGAAGAAAATACGGATAAAGTAAAGCGCCACAGCTTCTGGGGAACCATTATCCAGATCATGCTGCTGGATATCGTTTTCTCGCTCGATTCTGTGATCACCGCGGTAGGCATGGCCAGCCATGTCGAGATCATGATTCTGGCGGTTGTTATAGCTGTAGGTATTATGATGTGGGCATCAAACGGGGTAGCGGGCTTTGTGAACAAGCACCCAACGGTAAAAATGCTGGCGCTGTCGTTCCTGCTATTGATAGGTGTTTCGCTCCTGGCTGAGGCATTTGAACAGCATATCCCCAAAGGTTATATTTACTTTGCCATGGCCTTCTCGGTACTGGTAGAGATGCTGAATCTGAAAATGAAAGCAAAAGCGGGGAAGAAGAGAGTCAAGAGATAA
- a CDS encoding RNA polymerase sigma factor has product MEAIYVDKHYNLVVECKQGSKKASYELYRLYSKAMLNVAFRIVGNIAEAEDVLQEAFLDAFNKLKDFRQDTTFGLWLKQIVVNRSINLLRKRKLELIELEGDHLENIPDEEPESDEDVQYQVTLVKEGMKQLPDGYRVVLSLYLLEGYDHEEIGQILNISENTSRTQFLRAKRKLMEILKRKGTES; this is encoded by the coding sequence TTGGAAGCCATATATGTAGATAAGCATTATAACCTGGTGGTTGAATGCAAACAGGGAAGCAAAAAGGCCAGTTACGAGTTGTACCGGTTGTATTCTAAAGCGATGTTGAACGTCGCCTTTAGGATCGTGGGCAATATTGCCGAAGCTGAAGATGTTTTGCAAGAGGCTTTTCTGGATGCTTTTAACAAGCTGAAGGATTTTAGACAGGATACCACTTTTGGTTTATGGTTAAAACAAATAGTGGTAAACCGTTCTATAAACCTGTTGCGCAAGCGCAAACTGGAATTGATTGAACTGGAGGGCGACCATCTGGAAAACATACCCGACGAAGAGCCTGAAAGTGACGAAGATGTTCAATACCAGGTGACTTTGGTAAAAGAAGGCATGAAACAACTGCCCGATGGGTACCGTGTGGTACTATCCCTTTACCTGCTGGAAGGTTATGATCATGAAGAAATAGGACAAATATTAAATATATCAGAAAACACTTCAAGAACTCAGTTTTTGAGAGCTAAAAGAAAATTAATGGAAATTTTAAAAAGGAAAGGAACAGAATCATGA
- a CDS encoding AAA family ATPase, producing MKHIPKIAVVGPESTGKSTMSDYLAAHYQTIAVPEFSREYCAALTAPCTWQDEINMFQGQLALEASLLPKANQILICDTTFLTVKIWSEHMFGKAPQEVLDELPKHPYDFYLLLDIDLPWQDDPLRNFPELREHFMTVWHKELSALQANYVVISGMGNERYENAVKAVDAFLTADLK from the coding sequence ATGAAACACATTCCCAAAATAGCGGTAGTCGGGCCCGAATCAACGGGGAAATCAACTATGTCTGACTATCTGGCTGCCCATTACCAAACCATAGCCGTACCCGAATTTTCCAGGGAGTATTGCGCGGCGCTTACCGCCCCTTGTACCTGGCAGGATGAGATCAATATGTTTCAAGGGCAATTGGCGCTTGAGGCTTCTTTATTACCCAAAGCCAACCAAATCCTGATATGCGACACCACTTTTTTAACCGTAAAAATATGGAGCGAGCATATGTTTGGCAAGGCGCCACAGGAAGTGCTGGATGAATTGCCCAAACATCCTTACGACTTTTATTTATTATTAGATATCGACCTGCCCTGGCAGGACGACCCCCTGCGCAATTTCCCAGAATTACGCGAACATTTTATGACCGTATGGCATAAAGAACTTAGCGCGCTGCAGGCGAACTATGTAGTGATATCCGGCATGGGAAATGAGCGTTACGAAAACGCGGTAAAGGCTGTTGATGCTTTCTTGACCGCTGATTTAAAATGA